CATGGAACTCGTCAGTCCTCCGATCAATGCCCATGCGAGCCCTGATTTCCATTCAGATCCGGCGCTGTGCGACATGGCAATAGGCATCATACCGATAATCATCGTCAGCGTCGTCATCAGGATCGGGCGTAAACGTGTCTGGCCTGCTTCCAGCAACGCTTCATACGTATTTAATTTTTGTTCGTCGCGCGTCTGATTCGTACGATCGACAAGCAGGATGGCGTTTTTGCCAACCAATCCTATCAACATGATAACGCCGAGAATTGAAAAAATATTGAGCGTTTTCATCATCAACGCCAGCGCCAGTAACGCTCCCACGATGGCGACCGGAATAGAAAACAACACAACAAACGGATAAATATACGAATCATACAAAGCGACCATGATCATGTAAACGAATAAAATTCCCGCCAACATTGCGAGCCCAAGACTGCCGAAAGAATCAGCTTGATTTTTCAAGTCACCGGAATAGGCAATTTGAACGCCTTTAGGCAACGGTTCTTTTGCAAGCATAACTTTAAAATCATTAGCAATACTACCGCTCGGACGACTGAGCGCCTGTGAAAAAACTGTAATGGCTGCATTACGGTCGCGGCGTTGCAGTTTTGTCGGGCCGGTCGTTTGAAAAATATTGGCGAATTGTTTTAATTCAACCGCTTGTCCTTTATGATTGAAAAATGTCAATGAACCGATGTCGGATGTACGGTGACGGTCAAATTCATCCAGCTGAATACGGATATCAAATTCATTGGCGCCGTCGCGAAATTTAGATTCGTCATCGCCCGTCAGTGCAACGCGCAAGGCCGCTCCGACCTCGGCGAGCGAAAGCCCGAACGTCGCCATTTTCTGGCGGTCAATTTCGATACGCGTTTCAGGTTTACCGTCTTCAGCCGAAAGGCGGACGTCCGCCGTTCCTGGAATATGGCGAAGCATGTCGGCAACTGTATTGGCTGCTATCGTGACGTCGTCACGTACAGGTCCGCTCACAACAATCTGAATCGGCGTCTGATTGGCCGTTCCGAAAATTCCGATCGGATTGACACGGACTTTGATTCCGGGAATTTGTTGTATACGTTGCTTGATTTCCCAACCGACGTCTTCCGTAGATTTAGCGCGTTCACTTTTTGGAACCAACGCGACGTTGAGTTCGGCAATGTTATTGGATGATTGACCGACCAATCCTTCGTTTGACGCTCCGACGTTAACAAAAACTTTATAAACTTCGGGCATCGCCATAATCGTTTTTTCAACTTCTCGAGTTGTGTAATTGGTGTTTTCGATCGTCGAGCCCGGAGGTAATTCGATCGTCACCGCAAATTCACCGCGATCAGATTGTGTGATAAATTCACCGCCGATAAAACCTAGCGGAAGCAAAGCGACTGAACCAATAAACAAAGCAATAGTGGCCAGCGCGATTTTACCACGATTGGCCAAGCTCCATTTTAGTAGCGATAAATAATGGCGGCTGAATTGGTCATACAGCGATTCAAACCCGAGTGCAAATCGTCCGAGTAATGTATTTTTTGTAAGGTGCTCGATCTTGGCAAACCGTGAAGCCAATGCCGGTGTGATCGTAAATGAAACCAACAAACTCAAAAGCGTCGACACGACAACAACAATGGCAAACTGACGGATAATATCACCGATCAATCCGGTTGTCATAGCCAGTGGCACGAACACCACAACGTCAACGAGCGTGATCGAAAGCGCCGCAAATCCGATTTCATTTCTTCCTTTCACCGCGGCCGTCATCCGGTCTTCGCCCATTTCAAGCCGTCGGTAAATATTTTCCAAAACGACAATCGAATCGTCAACGAGAATACCGACTACGAGAGAAAGCCCGAGCAACGTCATAAGATTTAGCGAGAAACCAAACGCATACATGGCAATGAACGTAGAAATCAACGATGCCGGAATCGCAATCATCACAATGACGGAATTGCGCAAGCTGTGCAGGAAGAGCAACATGACCAACGCAACCAAACCAACAGCTAATGCTAGATCAAATTTCACCGCGTTAGCAGCATCGACCGTAAACATTGAACCGTCCTGAGCAATATTGACATTAAATCCAAATTCGGCATAATCTTTTTCCATCAGCTGAATTTCTTTGCGAACCAGCTTGCTCACTTCGACGGCATTTGCATCCGATTGTTTTTGTACTAAAACTCCGACCGAAGTTTTTCCATTGATCCGGCTGATATTCGTGTAATCTTTTTGACCATCCTGCACTTCGGCGATATCTGCCAATTTAATATCTCCGCCCTGACGGGATTTACCGATCACAAGATTGCGCAGTTCGTCGACGGAATTGAATTTTCCCGCAACACGGACGATAAATTGTCCGTCTGAATCTTTGATCTTACCGGTCGGGAAATCAAGATTGGAAGACTTAATCGCTTCAGTAACGGCAAGAATCGATAGTCCATAGCCTTTTAATTTTCCCTGATCGAGATTGATTTTGATCTCACGTTCGTCCCCTCCGATCAATGTAATCTGACCGACGCCGGCGAGTTTAGAAAACCTGGGCTGAACGTGATCTTTGATAAATTGGTAAAATTCGCGTGACGGCATGGTGCTCGTAACACCAAGGCGCAGAACAGGAATTTCATCGATCGCAAATTTCGACAACCGCGGTGTCAACGCATCGTCAGGCAATTTTGATGCGATCTCTCCGACTTTGCGTTGTGCGTCTTGCAGCGCTGTTTCAATATTAGCGCCTTGATTGAATTCCACATTCACAAACGATACGCCTTCGGAAGACGTAGACGATACGGCGGAGATTTCATCCAAACTTGAAACTGCATCTTCGACTAATTTGCTGACCGATGTTTCAACTTCATTGGGAGAAGCGCCGGGATAAATCGTCGTAATCGTCACCACCGGCGGTGTGATTTTCGGAAGCAATTCATACGATAATTGTGTATAGCTGAATAGCCCCAAAACGCCGAGCGCCGCAAATAATACGACGATCAGGCTGGGCCGTTTAATGGATAACTCGGTAATAGTCATATTCAAAAACTCCTGCTATTAGTCTTAATCTTTACATGATGCTTTGGCATCATCGAGTCTCTTAAGCCACGCCTGATACAAGTGCCGTGGAAATTTGACGCGATGGATATTCGTACGCTGCATATCATTAAATTCTGCACGGGAAAAACTCAATTGCGTATAGACGTTAAAATCCCATTGAATCGCAATCTCTTCGGCCACACTGAGTGCGGCGTGCTCAAAAACATTACCGGAATTGACGATGGTATCTTTAAAACGAAAAACAAATTCTTCGCACCATTTTGCTACGTCTAAATCCGTTATATCCTGCCAGCCACTTTCAATGGCCATCGTCAATACTATCTTTAAATTTTCTGCATTCCAATCGAGGGAAATTTTATTATTTGATTCTATTGCAACCATCTTTAACCTTTATCTGAGTCTAACATTAATAATCTTAATTGAAATTTTACTTCACTACTGAAACAGCAATGCTGTCGCGGAGATTGTTATGTCCGTTTACCACAATTGTTTCGCTTTCTTTTAATCCTGACAGAATCTGGACATTCGTTCCGGATTCGGCACCGGCAATAATCGACCGTTTGACAGCTATTCCATTCTCTACAACAAATACTTCGGGTTTTTTGACACTGCCGATGATTGCTTCACGCGGAATCATTATGGCTTCGGACTGACTGAGCGACACAAACGACACTCGACCGAACATCCCGGCTTTCAACGGGTGGTCTTTGTGATTCGGCAAATTGATTTCAACCGGATAAGTATGCGCTTCATCGCCTTTATCGCTGATCGTTGTTATACGTCCTTCAAATGTCACACCGGGATAAACGTCGGTGGTTACTTCGACTTTATCTCCAACTTTCAGCCGAAACACATCGGCTTCAGCAACATTCAACTTAACTTTCAGCTTGGAAATATCGACAACATTTGCCACAACCATTTTTTCCTGAATCATAGTGCCGACGTCCACATTGCGTGCGGTTACTACACCGGCAATGGGCGTTTTGATCTGGGTGTCATTGTACTGGCGTCGCGCAATAATATATTGAGACTCCGCAACCTGATAACTCTGACGGATCGTTTCGTACTGTGCATCGGAAACTGTTTTTTCTTTGTTCAAAGCTTCATACCGTTCCAGGTCTTTTTTTGCTTTTTCATAATTGACTTGCGCGACATTCAAATTGGCTTTTTTAATTTCATCGTCCACTTGAATAATGGGTGCACCGGCGGCTTTGTATTCACCAACTTCAGCTAACACACGAACAGCTTTACCTTGAGTTTCCGAAACAATCGCCACATCATTGTCGCCGGTAATGGTACCGACTAATGATAATTCGGTTTTGAAAGGTAATTTACCGACTGTGACAACCGATACAGGAATCGTCGTCAGTTTGTCAACTTTTGCACTCGCTTCAACTTTGGCTTTATTATTAACCAATACACCAATGATTGTTCCGAGAACGATCAGAATACCAACAGTTACTTTTATTTTTTTCATACCATTCTCCTTCTATAAATAATGATTCTTACTCACCAATAGATTTTTGTAAACGTGCTAAGGCCAACTCATAATCAACCAATGCCTGCGTGTGATTGGTTTTAGCTTGTAAAACTGAAACTTCGGCATCGATCACGTCGGAAGTTAAGGCGACGCCGTTTTTAAATTTTTCACTGGTAATGCGAAAACTTTCTTCAGCTTGTTTGACACTTTCCTCTGATACGGCAATTTTTTCTTTGGCTTGAATGACGCCCAGATAATTTTGAGTCACTTCGAGCCCGATACCGTCTTTCAGCAATCCTAATGCGTCTTTAGTTTGTGCAACTTGTGATTGCGCTTGTGTAGTTTGGTGCGACGTGCTGTTCCAATTCCAGATATCGAGTGTTACGTTAATACCGACATCCCAAGAATCTTTGAATTTATCCTGCGTCGGGAAGTAACGCGAATTCGGGCGATTGTAATAAAAATTACCGACAGCGTATACTTGAGGATACCAACTGCCTTTGGCGGCTTTCACACCGGCCTCAGCCGCTTTCACGCGCAATTCCATTGCCTGTACATCCTGACGGTTTAATCCTTTTTGAACCAATGAATTTTTTTCTTCTAAATTCTTAAGTTGGGTAGTTACATCGGCATTCAATTCGATTTGCGTATCCAACGGAAGACTGAGTTGATTATTTAAATTAATCATGGCGATTTGAACGCCGTTTTTTGCATCGATTTGTTGCAATAACGTATTGGACAACTGGACCTGGATTTTCAAAACGTCATTATTGGTCAAAAGTCCTTGAGCGTATAAATTCTGTGCGTCTTTCAAATGGGCACGAACTTGTTCGACATTTTCATCGACAACTTTTTTCACTTCGTTTGCTTTAAATAAGTTCCAGTAAGCCTGACGAACGTTAAACATCAGATCGATTTTGTCTTTCGAGTAATCTAATTGCGAAGCATCTTCGCTGAGTTTGGTCGCTTTATAGGTATTGTCGATTTTGAAACCGGTGAATAAAGGCTGTTGTACCGTCGTTTTAATGGTATAGTTATTGAAAATCGATGGTACAAAAGCGATGCCATTAACAACAACTCCCGGCACTTCGCTCAGGCGCGTATACGCCGCTGTCAGTTTCAACGATGGAAGTCTTTGTCCGTTGATTTCTTTGGTTTTCGCAACAGCGGATTCGACTTTCTGCGATGAAGCATGAAGCGATTTGCTGTTTTCAATGCCAATGGCCACGGCTTCGTCGACCGTCAGTTTGCGCTTTTCCTGTGTATGCACTGAAATCGAAAAAAAGATTAAACTTGCTATTAGCCATGAAGAAAAAGTCATATAAATAATCTCCTGATTGTCTGAGAGTTAAGTCTTTAGTGTATGCTTATAGTAATCTGCTGATACGCTTTTTGTGTTATATTATTCTAATTTTTAATTGTATTTTTTTGATCTCTCTTACTAGAAGACGAACGGCTTTACACTTTTTCTACGGATTCACTGTGTTTTTTTTTGTAATTAATTCGGGCGTCGTCTGTCAAAATTCCTTCAAAGAAGACTTTGGCAAAATTTTCGAAAACCTGATCAGCTGAATACGGAAGTTCAGCCAACACATCAGGATTCATGACCGCTTCGTTCGCTTTCGCATAAATCAAAATAAAAAGGTGCGGATCGAGATCTTTTCTGAAAACGCCGTTTTGAACCCCTTCGCTGATTACTTTCATGAAGTCTCGGAAAATTCTTTCTCGACGTTGAGCATCCACTTGTTTCCACAATTCTGGCGTATTTTTTCTCAAGTCATCGATCATTGCGCGGCTCATACGCGACCAAATCCGTGTGATGTAGTAAATCATCTGTTTAAATTTGTCTACAAAATCCAGTTCCGGATCATTCATAGTTACTTCAAGATTGCGATCGCAATTGGACATTACAATGTGAGTAACTTCTGCAATTAATTCCTCTTTACTCTGAAAATACTGATACAGAGTTTTTTTGCTCATACCCAATTGCTCAGCCAAAGCTTCCATCGTGACGCTGCTACAGCCGTGTTTAAAAAATTGTTCCTCCGCCGCTTCAAGGATTCGATTTCTGATTTTTAATTCGTGTGACATTTCAAACTCCGTAAGGCATTTCTGCCATTATACTCTGGAAACCAATTTAGGCTTCTGGGTTTCCGTTAGGTTAAAAAAATTGCTCTTTTTAAAGAGCTGTGGAAACTTAAATCGTTTTTACGGTTTCCAATATAAAAAGTTTCATATCACAAGTCAATAAAAAATTTAAATTTTTTTATTGGTATTAAATACTTGAAAAATTTTGCTTTAACAATAATTTATAAAGCTACGTTAAAGGCTCTTTCGTGGCTGGATGACTGGAGAAACTCGGTGGGGGTCTGTCCGGTTTGATTCTTAAAAACCCGATTAAAAGAACTTTTATTTTTGAAGCCGGAATTGAGGGCAACGGCTAACATGGTCTCATTCTCGAGCTTACCTTTTAAAATAAACTGCTTTGCTTCATGGATACGATACTCGTTGACAAAATCATTGAAAGAAAGTCCTGCATGCTCGTTCAGCGCATCCGATAGTGAGCGAACACTAATGCCTAAGCCTGCGGCTACATCTGAATATTTCAAATCGCAATTCAAATAAAGCTTTTGTGTCTGCATCAGTTTCCTGAGACTGGTTATGATATTATCCATCTCATCCGCCGACAAACGGCCGTTTTTTTGTTGCCATAATTTCCAAGAAGGAACGAATATCATTTCCGGTTTTATCAAGGCAAAGTATGCCAATGAAAAAATAACAACTGCATAAATAGGCGTACCCCATAGTTTGAAATCGAACAAATTTTCATACGTGAGAAAGTAATAAACTGACTGAACGGTATTGAATAAAACATATAACGTCAGCGCCGAATATGATAACAGCAACCATTTATTACTTAAAATTTGTTTTCCATAGTTCCCAAAAACAAATATGGATCCGATCAGATACCCTAAGCTTTGTATGTAGTACACCGAGGAATAAATGAAGCTTTCTTCGTGGTTATAAAATAATGAGCGATCCTGAATGAAAATTAATTTCATTTCTTTAGACCATAGGTAATACGGAGTAAAATAGACTACCACTAGTATGACTGGAACAACATGGAGCAATTGAATCGGTGAAAAATGCACGGACTGCCCGGTGAAACTTCTCGCATAAAAATAATATAAGGGAGGTAACATGAACCAAAAAGGTGAGGAAACGAACAGCAAATGCGGCCACGTCTGATACAATCCCGAAAGAGAAATAACCCGTTCAACTAAAGCCAGTGAGAAAATAAACATCATAGCAGCCAGATAACGATTAGCTGTTGGGTATCCTTTTTTAGTTGCCAATAATACAATACCCAAAAAAACACCCTGAAAAATAATTGCACCGTAAAAAAACGGCCACCAGTTAAAAGTTGAAGCATCCATGGTTTACCTATCTGACGTGAATGTCCGATATACGGTTATGCCAGGCTAAAGTTACAATAACTGTACTTTAGAGTTTTATACTCATAATGATCGATTCAATAACACATTTAAATTACTTCTGTACCCTTTCCCGGTAATAAGTTTGACATCGTTATTCAATATTACAACGTATTCACCCTTATGCCAGGATTGCATTTCACGAATACAATCGATATTGATAATGTAAGAGCGGTGAATACGCAAAAATTTTCCAGGATCGAGTTTATGTTCAAGTTCACTTATGGATTCCCTGATCCGATGCGTTGCTTTACCCGAATGAATATCTAAATATTTTCCCGAAGCTTCGATCCAATCAACCGTCTCAACCGGAACAAAATGAATCCGTCCCGATGATTTGACAACAATCCGATCAAGATATCGGGATACTTCAACTGACTCGGGCGGTCTTTCCGGATGTATTCCGGTAATCATATTGTAAATGCGTTTAGCCCATTCGCCGGTTTCTTTGTGTCGAATAAATTCTCTGGCCCGGTCCAAAGCATGGAAAAAGCGTTCGTCATCAAATGGTTTAAGTATATAATCGATTGCATGTACATCAAAAGCCTTGATTGCATAGGTATCGTAAGCCGTTACAAAGATGATTACGGGTAAAGATTGAATATCCATCCTTTCGATCACATCAAATCCGTTCCATTCCGGCATTTGTACATCAAGAAATACCAGATCGGGATGTGCATTTTCAATGACTGTCAGAGCGTCTTTACCGTTATTACATTCGGCAAACAGCTCAATGTCTGGCTGAGCACTAATTAGTTTCTTAATTCTCCGCCGGGCTAAGGGTTCGTCATCTACAATGACAGTTTTAATTTTTGAAACGGATTTCATGATTTTTTATATGGTGTGAAAGGGAAATTTTAACGTAACGGTAAAACCGCCACCGGGTAAATTTCCAAAGTCAAAAACTTGTTTCTTACCATAAAGTTGCTCCAATCTTTTTCTGGTATTCGAAAGTCCGACCCCTTGTTTGATTTCACCCGCACCTTTTCCGTCATCACTTATGGTCAGCTCGAGTTGTCCATTTTGTTGCAAAGCAACAATCGAAATGGCTCCGCCGGAAGTTTTGGGAGTTATACCGTGGCGGATGGCATTTTCAACGAGAGGTTGCAAGATCAGCGTCGGAACCATCGCTTCCAAAGTTTGCGGTGAAATATTGTAGCTAATCCGCAGCCGGTCATGAAAACGGATTTCTTCGATTTCCAGGTAACTTTTTAAAAATTCAATTTCTTTGGAAAGAGGTACTTCCTGCTCGCCCACATGGTCAAGAGTCAGGCGCAGCAATTCGCTAAGACGCGCCAGCATCCGCTGGGCCGCCTTGATGTCATCTTCCATCAGCGTAGCAATGGCGTGAAGCGTATTGAACAAAAAATGTGGCTGCAATTGCATTTTCAATGCGGTAAGCTGCGCCTGCGCCAATTGTGCTTCAAGTTGGGTCGCGACTAATTTTTGTTCACGGAATCGATTGGCATAGCTGACCGCGGAATAAATTCCCAAAAGAATCCAATAGACGATAATACTGTTGACTAATCCCCCGGTAATTTTGAAGACTACCGCATCAGGAGATAACGGGCTATTCGGCGGAGCGATAACAAGTGAACTCCAGAATGAACCGATTTTATGAATAAGGCCGATAAGGAGCGATAAAAAAAAATGTAAACTAATTCGAGAAAAAATTACGGGTTTTTCGATAGGAAATCGACGCGCCAAAAAAAACAAAAGCGGCGACAACAACGCCCATGCATACGCATTGGTCAATTCAAAAACAAGACGCGAAAACACTGGAAAATTCTGTCCAGCGACAGCACTAAAATAATATGATTGGCCGAAAAAAATCAAACCGATCAGCGTCCATAAAAGAAATGACAGCAGCCATTGAAAACTATTACGATGAGTTAGGGAAGCTGATTGGTCCATATGAAAATTGAATACTTAGAAACCAGTTGTCGGAAAATATATTACGATGTTAGCAATTTAATAATTTTCGTTGAAGGAGCTCTTTTTCAAGAGGTGAATCGGTTAATTCGATGGCTTTTCTTACATAGAATCGTGATGTGTCGGATTCTCCCAGCCGGGCGTGCAAATTTCCCATTACTGAATAGAAAAGATAATAGTGAGCCAATTTATTTTTGTTCGGTATTTCGTCAATTGCTTCTAAAGCTTTCCTCGGACCGAATATTTCAGCAACAACAACCGCACGATTCAGGCCTACAACCGGTGACGGTCTAAGTATATACAATTTATCGTACAATTTAAGGATTTCTTTCCATTGCGTATTCTTAAATGTCTGCGCTTCTACATAATAGTAAGCGATGGCGGCTTCAATATGGTAGGAACTTAATTGATTACCCTGAGCAGATTCATTCAAATAATATTGGCCTTGCTGTATCAATTCTTGATCCCATAAGGATCGGTCTTGCTCCTCCAGTAAAAGAATGTGCCCGTGACCATCGATACGCGATAAAAAACGTGAAGCATGAAAAGACATCAGAGCAAGTAACGCATATACTTCCGGTCGTTTTAATTCCTGATGATGGATCAATAAATGTGCTATCCGCATGGCTTCAGCCACTAAATCTTCTCGAATCAAACGATCGGCACTCGATGAAGCATATCCTTCGTTAAACATTAAATATAATACCGATAATACGCTCTCAATACGCGGTTGTAATTCAATCCCCATAGGAATTTCAAAACGGATTTTTTCCGAACGAATGTCAGATTTAGCACGATACAATCTCTTGTTGATAGTGGACTCGTTAGTCAGGAAGGCTTTGGCAATTTCTCCAATGCTAAATCCGCACAGCGTTTTTAAAGTCAAGGCGATTTGCGATTCCGCCGGCAATGAAGGGTGGCAACACGCAAATATCATTCTCAACTGGTCGTCCTGAATTTCATTGTCGATAAATAAATCATTTAACGTAGAAACAAGAGTCCATTCTGATTTCAGTAACAAAGAAATGTCCTCCGCATAATGAACGGTAGATCGTTCCCTGCGAATTTTATCAAGGGCGAGATTCTTAGCTACCTGAAAAAGCCAACCGGAAGGATTTGCAGGAATGCCTGAATACGGCCAGATCGTAAGCGCCTTGAGCAGCGTTTCTTGCACGACATCCTCAGCTAATTGCAGATTATGAAGACCAAAAATACGCGTTAAAAGCGAAACCATCTTTCCCGACTCGTGCCGGAAAAGATGGTCCACAATCTCTTGAATTTCAGTAGAGTTTTTAGATAATGAATTCACATGTTCAACTGAGTAATTTCACGGACTTCGACAAAACCGTCGTGTTCAAAAATCGGGCAGCCTTTCGAAATAGCCACTGCTTCATCCAAATCAGCCGCTTTGATCAACAGGTACCCTCCGACAACTTCTTTGCCTTCTGCAAACGGGCCGTCTGTAATTTGTTTTCCGCTTTCACGAACCACTTTGCCGTTCATTGTCAAAGGCTGGCCACCTGCTAACTGACCTTTTTTGCCAAGCGACTCCATCCATGCCTTCCATTTCATCATATGCTGTTGCCAGGCTTCGGGTGATTTTTGTTCTTGCAGACGACGCGCATCGCCACCGCGGAATAAAAACATGAATTCCTTCATAAGAAATCTCCTTAAAAATAAGTTAAATTAATTTCTTTATGAACGAATGGTATTATAAAATTAGGACAAAAATTCTTATCTTGCAGTAACATATTTCCAGTCCGCGTTTTGCTTTATCAAAGCTTGGAAATTGTTTGCATCTTTTTTGACATATTGATCTAAAAAATATAATGTTGCGTTAGCCACGGCGTTGCATTTCTGATCGAGGTTTTTTGAAGCAATACGATCAAAATCAGGAAAAGCTGCGGCAACAAAACCAAGGCTGGAAAAATAGTAATGATGCATGGAATCTATTTTGGCGATAATTCTATCGCTGTGTTCTAAAGATTCAATTAATTCAAAATCCGGTACAATATATTCCTCAATGTTCTCATAAAAGTGAAGTATGGGAGTTTGGATGGATTGTGGTTTAAATTCCTTCCAACTTGAGATCCATTCTTTACCGATTTTATTACCAATGCCTCCGTCAAGGCTGACAAATGCCATTGTCGACGGATGATCGTTAATAAAAATCAATCCGGCTCGTGCACCAAGACTATGGGCAACTACAGCCGTTTTTTCATTATCCACGAACGAAAGTTGACGTAATCGTTTCTCAATTATTTCCATGTCCTTTTTTTGATCAATGGCACTGGGTAAGATTTCGTCATTGGATTTCAGCGGACCTGTAATTTTGGTTTGAGACGGCGATGTTGCAACCACGTATCCGTGACTGGCAAGAAATTCGGCTAAAATGGACTGGTGATGGGCGGAATGGAAATTACCTTGGGCAATGATTACTAGCGGAAAACTTCCTTTGACTTCCTTGGTATTAAACGATGCGAACATCTCGCTGCCAAACCAATCACGTACGACTTTGGTTGGAATACCATTGGATTCGAGAAATTTTCCATAGACTTCAAGGCTTTTCAGTTGTTCATCGTCTTCTATTTCTGTTAAATCTGTCTCTTTAGAAGAGTAAGCGATGTAATCACCATAGGTCATTCTGGAGGACACGGCAACCGCTGGATACCATACACCGATCTGAATCGGACGCAAAGCCCCCAGACTTTCAACCGATCGAGTTGAATCGCGAGTATTAATTACTTTAAATCCGACAGCATACGGGCCGGGTTTTAAGCCGTTCCATAATTTCGGAGACTGTGGATATACAACAGTCGAAACAATTAAAAAAAGGCCAATAAATTTTCGCATATTGTTACGGATTAATTCTTACCGCCATCCATAAAATTATCGGCAAATTTTTGGGCTTCTTTGAAGTATTTAAGCGCTTCAAGTGCGACATTGTCCAACTCAATACGCACGCGAGCTGACGCGTCATTGTCCCAAATGTACCGTGCTACTTCGGCCTTCAAAACATTGGATAGAAAATCTTTATCCTGTAGATATCCAGCCTGGTCGAATGGTACGCCCTTCGATTCGCCTGATTTCACAACCGCCTGCAAATCGGTTTCCGGTGTTTTATAATTTTTGAGAAATCCCACAAAATCGTTTTTATAACGATCACGCAATGCAGACCCCTGTTCTTCGAGAAATTTATTGGTGAAATCACGGATAGCGCCTTTCATCCACAGATAACGTGCGTAGGTTCCAACCGTATCCGAGTCAACATGATGATCAGGAACAATTCCACCACCGCCATAGACTGCGC
This genomic stretch from bacterium harbors:
- a CDS encoding histidine kinase codes for the protein MDQSASLTHRNSFQWLLSFLLWTLIGLIFFGQSYYFSAVAGQNFPVFSRLVFELTNAYAWALLSPLLFFLARRFPIEKPVIFSRISLHFFLSLLIGLIHKIGSFWSSLVIAPPNSPLSPDAVVFKITGGLVNSIIVYWILLGIYSAVSYANRFREQKLVATQLEAQLAQAQLTALKMQLQPHFLFNTLHAIATLMEDDIKAAQRMLARLSELLRLTLDHVGEQEVPLSKEIEFLKSYLEIEEIRFHDRLRISYNISPQTLEAMVPTLILQPLVENAIRHGITPKTSGGAISIVALQQNGQLELTISDDGKGAGEIKQGVGLSNTRKRLEQLYGKKQVFDFGNLPGGGFTVTLKFPFHTI
- a CDS encoding alpha/beta hydrolase: MRKFIGLFLIVSTVVYPQSPKLWNGLKPGPYAVGFKVINTRDSTRSVESLGALRPIQIGVWYPAVAVSSRMTYGDYIAYSSKETDLTEIEDDEQLKSLEVYGKFLESNGIPTKVVRDWFGSEMFASFNTKEVKGSFPLVIIAQGNFHSAHHQSILAEFLASHGYVVATSPSQTKITGPLKSNDEILPSAIDQKKDMEIIEKRLRQLSFVDNEKTAVVAHSLGARAGLIFINDHPSTMAFVSLDGGIGNKIGKEWISSWKEFKPQSIQTPILHFYENIEEYIVPDFELIESLEHSDRIIAKIDSMHHYYFSSLGFVAAAFPDFDRIASKNLDQKCNAVANATLYFLDQYVKKDANNFQALIKQNADWKYVTAR
- a CDS encoding YciI family protein; the protein is MKEFMFLFRGGDARRLQEQKSPEAWQQHMMKWKAWMESLGKKGQLAGGQPLTMNGKVVRESGKQITDGPFAEGKEVVGGYLLIKAADLDEAVAISKGCPIFEHDGFVEVREITQLNM
- a CDS encoding sigma-70 family RNA polymerase sigma factor — its product is MNSLSKNSTEIQEIVDHLFRHESGKMVSLLTRIFGLHNLQLAEDVVQETLLKALTIWPYSGIPANPSGWLFQVAKNLALDKIRRERSTVHYAEDISLLLKSEWTLVSTLNDLFIDNEIQDDQLRMIFACCHPSLPAESQIALTLKTLCGFSIGEIAKAFLTNESTINKRLYRAKSDIRSEKIRFEIPMGIELQPRIESVLSVLYLMFNEGYASSSADRLIREDLVAEAMRIAHLLIHHQELKRPEVYALLALMSFHASRFLSRIDGHGHILLLEEQDRSLWDQELIQQGQYYLNESAQGNQLSSYHIEAAIAYYYVEAQTFKNTQWKEILKLYDKLYILRPSPVVGLNRAVVVAEIFGPRKALEAIDEIPNKNKLAHYYLFYSVMGNLHARLGESDTSRFYVRKAIELTDSPLEKELLQRKLLNC
- a CDS encoding LytTR family DNA-binding domain-containing protein, whose product is MKSVSKIKTVIVDDEPLARRRIKKLISAQPDIELFAECNNGKDALTVIENAHPDLVFLDVQMPEWNGFDVIERMDIQSLPVIIFVTAYDTYAIKAFDVHAIDYILKPFDDERFFHALDRAREFIRHKETGEWAKRIYNMITGIHPERPPESVEVSRYLDRIVVKSSGRIHFVPVETVDWIEASGKYLDIHSGKATHRIRESISELEHKLDPGKFLRIHRSYIINIDCIREMQSWHKGEYVVILNNDVKLITGKGYRSNLNVLLNRSL